In a single window of the Halobacteriovorax sp. DA5 genome:
- a CDS encoding tRNA-uridine aminocarboxypropyltransferase: protein MAKRNHCQKCQRPQGLCLCHTIENVTLKNKLIIFQDEKEALHPFNTARLAKLVAPDIELVSSENITEERIQEIRETRPFLLFKNENSIPLNTENIHLLQSKNIVVLDGTWKKARKIYHTWPALSELPCYHLELDDQKTIYQSIRKSCGETHLSTLEAIAVTLEVLGEINEVQVKQFLAPLKELIKQQEAFHQRPN, encoded by the coding sequence ATGGCCAAGAGAAATCATTGTCAAAAATGTCAACGTCCACAAGGGCTGTGTCTATGTCACACAATTGAAAATGTGACATTAAAAAATAAATTGATTATTTTCCAAGATGAAAAAGAGGCCCTTCATCCGTTCAATACAGCGAGGTTGGCCAAGCTAGTTGCACCTGATATTGAACTTGTCTCAAGTGAAAATATCACAGAAGAACGAATCCAAGAAATAAGAGAGACAAGGCCATTTCTACTTTTTAAAAATGAAAATTCAATCCCATTAAATACTGAAAATATTCACTTACTTCAGAGCAAGAATATCGTCGTTCTTGACGGTACGTGGAAGAAGGCCAGAAAAATCTATCATACTTGGCCGGCCCTAAGTGAGCTACCATGCTATCACCTCGAGCTAGATGATCAGAAAACAATCTATCAAAGTATTCGAAAGTCATGTGGTGAAACTCACCTCTCTACACTTGAGGCCATCGCTGTAACTCTTGAAGTCCTTGGTGAAATAAATGAAGTACAAGTTAAACAATTTTTAGCGCCATTAAAAGAGCTTATAAAACAGCAAGAAGCCTTCCATCAAAGACCTAATTAA
- a CDS encoding arginyltransferase — translation MKMILSPRISDLDQCPYLKEEMEQHEFFFSSELSDTELDFLLERGWRKFGQFIFRPLCPNCQKCIPIRVELKKFSLSKNQSKFLKRNHNKGLQVKFSPLLYRQKHFEIYRLHGQNRFVDSIDATIIDNELLFKETFYRFTGTQLLSEIFFENKLIAFGILEQSQNALSSVYFCYDPSFEKMSLGHLGALAEIIHAKNMGLEYYYLGYWIEENEFMKYKSRYMPYQLYDWSSKSWES, via the coding sequence ATGAAAATGATTCTAAGCCCTCGAATTAGCGATCTTGATCAATGTCCATATTTAAAAGAAGAGATGGAACAACATGAGTTCTTCTTTAGTTCAGAGTTAAGTGATACCGAACTAGACTTTCTACTTGAGCGCGGCTGGCGTAAATTTGGTCAATTCATCTTTAGACCTTTATGCCCAAATTGTCAGAAATGTATTCCAATACGAGTCGAGTTAAAAAAATTTTCCCTCTCAAAAAACCAGTCAAAATTTTTAAAGAGAAATCATAACAAAGGTTTACAGGTTAAGTTTTCGCCGCTGCTATATAGACAAAAGCATTTTGAAATCTATCGTCTGCATGGACAAAACCGCTTTGTCGACAGTATTGATGCTACAATTATTGATAACGAGCTACTATTTAAGGAAACGTTTTATCGCTTTACAGGAACTCAACTTCTTAGCGAAATATTTTTCGAAAATAAACTCATCGCTTTTGGAATTTTGGAGCAATCCCAAAATGCTTTAAGTAGCGTTTACTTTTGTTACGATCCGAGTTTTGAAAAAATGAGTCTTGGGCATCTAGGCGCCCTTGCTGAAATTATCCATGCAAAGAATATGGGACTTGAATATTACTATCTCGGTTACTGGATTGAAGAAAACGAATTTATGAAATACAAGTCTCGATACATGCCTTATCAGCTCTATGACTGGAGTTCGAAAAGTTGGGAGAGCTAA
- a CDS encoding alpha-ketoglutarate-dependent dioxygenase AlkB, with product MNQFDLFGTNENEEVVYDLKGGTAIYYPNFFAKTKIEFDDLRNSIKWQEGEITLYGKTHAIPRLHAWYSDDKEYSYSGVILPRIDWNDKLSVLKEEIEKITKHQFNGCLCNLYRDGSDYAAWHSDDEASLGRNPVIASASFGESRKFVLKHRFDKSIEKVEINLEDKSLLIMKGALQHNWKHQLNKTAKQVDERINLTFRYIVD from the coding sequence ATGAATCAATTTGATCTCTTTGGTACAAATGAAAATGAAGAAGTCGTTTACGATCTAAAAGGTGGTACTGCGATTTACTATCCTAATTTCTTTGCAAAGACTAAGATTGAATTTGATGACTTGAGAAATTCAATTAAATGGCAAGAAGGTGAAATCACACTATATGGAAAAACACATGCAATACCAAGGCTCCATGCTTGGTATAGTGATGATAAGGAATATAGTTATTCTGGTGTAATACTTCCCCGTATCGACTGGAATGACAAACTTAGTGTTTTGAAAGAAGAGATCGAAAAGATAACGAAGCATCAATTCAATGGGTGTCTCTGTAACCTTTATCGAGATGGATCCGACTATGCAGCTTGGCATAGTGACGATGAGGCAAGCCTTGGAAGAAATCCAGTAATTGCATCGGCATCTTTCGGAGAGTCTCGTAAGTTTGTTTTAAAGCATCGTTTTGATAAGTCTATAGAAAAAGTTGAAATTAATTTGGAAGATAAAAGTCTTTTGATTATGAAAGGAGCACTTCAACATAATTGGAAACATCAACTCAATAAAACGGCAAAGCAAGTTGATGAAAGAATAAACTTAACTTTTCGCTATATCGTCGATTAG
- a CDS encoding NAD-dependent epimerase/dehydratase family protein, whose protein sequence is MNQLPMDHKGKNFLIAGAAGFVPSTVAQLYLEKGATVYGLDNFITGSKSNIELLSKYENFHFTECDIIKGLPDFGDVKFDYILSLASPASPIDFKVIPLEIMMVNSIGTQHLLELAKDHGARFLEASTSEVYGDPEIHPQVEDYVGHVNPIGPRSCYDEAKRYAEALTMTYYRKYEVDTRIIRIFNTYGPRMRPDDGRVIPNFINQALEGEDITVYGDGSQTRSFCYVTDLANAIDHVLMLGDHMPYNIGNPDEYTIKETGELIVDALESSSKLTYQELPKDDPKRRRPDINRVMKLGYLPKVTFAQGIEETAKYFRDIKK, encoded by the coding sequence ATGAACCAATTACCAATGGACCATAAGGGGAAGAATTTTTTAATCGCAGGTGCTGCTGGCTTTGTTCCTTCAACTGTCGCTCAGCTTTATCTTGAAAAAGGTGCAACTGTGTATGGGTTAGATAATTTTATTACTGGTTCAAAGTCAAATATTGAGCTTCTATCTAAGTATGAAAACTTTCACTTCACAGAATGCGATATTATCAAGGGTCTTCCTGACTTTGGTGATGTGAAATTTGATTATATCCTATCTCTGGCTTCTCCTGCTTCTCCAATTGACTTCAAGGTCATTCCTCTTGAAATCATGATGGTAAACTCTATTGGAACTCAGCATTTGCTAGAGCTAGCTAAGGATCATGGTGCAAGATTTCTTGAAGCATCAACTTCTGAAGTCTACGGTGATCCTGAGATTCACCCACAAGTTGAAGACTATGTTGGTCATGTTAATCCAATTGGGCCAAGAAGCTGTTATGATGAAGCAAAACGCTACGCTGAAGCCTTAACTATGACTTATTACAGAAAGTACGAAGTCGATACTCGAATCATTCGTATCTTTAACACATATGGACCTCGTATGCGCCCTGATGATGGACGTGTTATTCCAAACTTTATTAACCAAGCGCTTGAAGGAGAAGATATCACTGTTTATGGTGATGGAAGTCAAACTCGCTCTTTCTGTTATGTAACTGATCTTGCAAATGCAATCGATCACGTTCTAATGCTTGGGGATCACATGCCATATAATATTGGAAACCCTGATGAGTATACAATTAAGGAAACTGGAGAGTTAATCGTTGATGCACTTGAGTCTTCTTCAAAACTTACTTATCAAGAATTACCAAAAGATGATCCAAAACGTAGAAGACCAGATATTAATCGTGTTATGAAACTAGGATACTTGCCAAAAGTTACTTTTGCGCAAGGGATTGAAGAAACTGCAAAATACTTTAGAGATATTAAAAAATAG
- a CDS encoding DMT family transporter, which yields MKGLVFILIACFIWALDTLIRYPLLYKYNSSEIIVFGEHLFLTILFLPTLYMARKKIMKMKPFEMLCFFMIGAMGSAIATLTFTKSFALLNPSLVILLQKLQPFIAISLAYLILKERITKRFLLWAAVSLFGAILISYQDINSAINLIKAGQVSFDRSSLYGLCLALVSVISWGSATVFGKYLMKSNWIEKEVMSLRFVVGLMAIIPFMIASGTGLNFPIELWGKVSILALISGIFGMYFYYKGLGQVSAKVCTIAEMSFPFFAVIINWVALDQRLTVVQLLGGAFLLLGSTMLQLANRKHELNVQVN from the coding sequence GTGAAAGGTTTAGTTTTTATTCTCATTGCTTGCTTTATTTGGGCGCTGGATACGCTTATTCGTTATCCACTGCTTTATAAGTACAATAGTAGTGAGATCATTGTATTTGGTGAGCACCTTTTCTTAACAATCCTCTTCTTGCCAACACTTTATATGGCCAGAAAGAAGATCATGAAAATGAAGCCATTTGAAATGCTTTGCTTTTTTATGATTGGTGCCATGGGCTCGGCAATCGCAACACTAACTTTTACAAAGTCATTTGCTCTTTTAAATCCATCGCTTGTTATTCTATTACAAAAACTTCAACCATTTATAGCGATAAGTCTTGCTTATCTTATTTTAAAAGAGCGCATCACAAAGCGTTTTCTATTATGGGCAGCTGTCTCTTTATTTGGTGCGATACTTATTAGTTATCAAGACATTAATAGTGCCATTAATTTAATTAAAGCTGGCCAGGTTAGTTTTGATCGCTCGTCTCTGTATGGACTTTGTCTTGCCCTCGTCTCTGTTATTAGTTGGGGGAGTGCGACTGTCTTTGGCAAGTATCTTATGAAGAGCAATTGGATTGAAAAAGAAGTTATGTCTTTGCGCTTTGTCGTAGGATTAATGGCAATTATTCCTTTTATGATAGCAAGTGGCACAGGGCTCAATTTTCCAATTGAGCTATGGGGAAAAGTTAGTATCTTGGCCCTGATCTCGGGGATCTTTGGAATGTATTTCTACTACAAAGGGCTTGGCCAAGTTTCAGCTAAGGTTTGTACAATTGCAGAGATGTCTTTTCCATTTTTTGCAGTCATAATCAACTGGGTAGCCCTTGATCAAAGACTTACTGTCGTTCAGCTTTTGGGTGGAGCATTTTTACTGCTCGGATCGACGATGCTACAATTGGCCAATAGAAAACACGAATTAAATGTACAAGTAAATTAA